In Erigeron canadensis isolate Cc75 chromosome 6, C_canadensis_v1, whole genome shotgun sequence, the following are encoded in one genomic region:
- the LOC122603000 gene encoding uncharacterized protein LOC122603000, with amino-acid sequence MDHEAIRTGFMTVFVVSGSVVVLAHQFHKRLLFDFMRKMEFELGSRKGQTKKKVRFSDEALKILSHDQKQNKDKVITPNVAKTTDNKKCRKTMPLNWQVMYKGIINYRNSIYIQ; translated from the exons ATGGATCACGAAGCTATACGAACCGGATTCATGACAGTTTTTGTTGTATCCGGGAGCGTTGTGGTTCTTGCTCACCAATTCCATAAACGCCTTCTTTTTGATTTCATGAGAAAGATGGAATTTGAATTGG GTTCACGTAAGGgtcaaacaaagaaaaaagtgaGGTTTTCCGATGAAGCATTGAAGATTTTATCTCATGATCAAAAACAGAACAAGGACAAGGTGATCACGCCAAATGTGGCGAAGACCACCGATAACAAGAAATGCAGGAAGACAATGCCTCTCAACTGGCAAGTTATGTATAAAGGGATCATAAACTACAGGAATTCGATCTATATTCAGTaa
- the LOC122602998 gene encoding sucrose-phosphatase 2-like, whose amino-acid sequence MERLKSSARLMIVSDLDHTMVDHHDPENLSILRFNALWEAKYRHDSLLVFSTGRSPTLYKELRKEKPMLTPDITIMSVGTEITYGNEMVPDEGWVDVLNHKWDKKIVTEETSKFPELTLQSESEQRPHKVSFHVKKEKAQEVMKILSENLVKRGLDAKIIYSGGMDLDILPQGAGKGQALAYLHKKLKAEGKLPQNTLACGDSGNDAELFTIPDVHGVMVKNAQEELLQWHAENAKSNPKIIHADERCAAGIIQAIGHFKLGPNTSPRDLPDLLDVKLEQFDPAYEVVKIYLFLERWQRAEVDDPERYLDNLKAVCSPSGAYVNAFGVEQSLYDFIGKLKECYGDQKGKQHRVWVDQVFPAQIDSNTWLVKFKKWEQTGEEQKGCFTTAILSSKDVKPSQGLTWVHVHQTWMNGSMKGQNLVSLM is encoded by the exons ATGGAACGACTCAAAAGTTCTGCACGTCTCATGATCGTCTCAGATCTTGACCATACTATG GTTGATCATCATGATCCTGAGAACCTTTCCATACTAAGGTTTAATGCCTTGTGGGAAGCAAAATACCGTCATGATTCCTTACTAGTGTTTTCAACTGGAAGATCACCTACTCTGTACAAAGAGTTGAGGAAAGAAAAGCCCATGCTGACACCCGATATCACTATTATGTCTGTTGGAACCGAGATAACATATGGTAATGAAATGGTGCCAGATGAAGGTTGGGTCGATGTTTTGAATCATAAGTGGGACAAAAAGATAGTCACTGAGGAAACAAGCAAGTTCCCTGAACTTACTCTTCAG TCTGAATCTGAGCAACGCCCTCACAAAGTTAGCTTCcatgttaaaaaagaaaaggctCAGGAAGTAATGAAAATTCTTTCTGAGAATCTGGTCAAACGAGGG CTAGACGCCAAAATAATTTACAGTGGTGGGATGGATTTGGATATATTGCCTCAAGGTGCTGGAAAAGGTCAAGCTCTTGCGTATCTGCATAAAAAGTTGAAGGCCGAGGGGAAGTTACCACAAAATACTCTGGCATGTGGAGATTCTGGCAATGATGCTGAACTATTCACCATTCCAGACGTACACGGTGTCATG GTCAAGAATGCACAGGAAGAACTGTTGCAGTGGCATGCTGAAAATGCTAAAAGTAACCCGAAGATTATACATGCAGATGAAAGGTGTGCAGCTGGTATCATACAAGCAATTGGTCATTTTAAACTTGGCCCAAATACATCACCAAGAGATCTTCCCGATCTTTTAGATGTTAAGTTGGAACAATTTGACCCTGCATACGAAGTAGTGAAGATTTACTTGTTTCTGGAGAGGTGGCAACGCGCAGAAGTTGACGACCCGGAACGCTATCTGGACAATTTGAAAGCAGTTTGT TCTCCGTCTGGTGCATATGTCAATGCATTTGGTGTCGAGCAATCTCTATATGATTTCATTGGTAAGCTAAAAGAATGCTATGGAGACCAAAAAGGGAAACAACATCGAGTGTGGGTTGATCAAGTTTTTCCTGCCCAGATTGATTCAAACACATGGCTTGTGAAGTTCAAGAAGTGGGAGCAAACTG GTGAAGAGCAAAAGGGTTGCTTTACAACTGCTATACTGAGTTCAAAG GATGTGAAGCCATCACAAGGGCTCACTTGGGTCCATGTGCACCAGACATGGATGAACGGATCAATGAAAGGACAAAATTTGGTTTCTCTAATGTAA